Proteins encoded within one genomic window of Pyxidicoccus xibeiensis:
- the dacB gene encoding D-alanyl-D-alanine carboxypeptidase/D-alanyl-D-alanine endopeptidase, which translates to MQVHRASPFLAAASILFLTLPSAALSAPPSAEKRADREALKAALMEVLQRSPLKASRVGVHMQSLDDGTVVFSHNADELLNPASNVKLVTSAAALATLGPEFRYDTEFLVDPELGSDGKVKTLYVRGKGDPSLTTERLWGVVSELWHVGVREVGEIVVDDSWFDAERTPPGYDQEDSDRAYMAPTGALSLNWNAVAIYLRAGSGPGAKGTVEMEPPSDYFIVENQLTTGSRRARRVSVTSDPAGSQQKIVVRGQVPEERGGAVSVWKKIDNPPMYFGQTLKQLLATRGVKMKGRVKVGLTPSKAKMLYVAQSETFDVLLKRLNKLSSNFVAEQLLKTMGAELKGAPGSFTKGVEVVEQFLERDVGIPRGTYVMKNGSGLNDANRFSASQLNRLLRHMVERVPFAPEYLSSVPIAGKDGTLKYRFEGSDAVGKLRAKTGTLESVSALSGYVTSAGGERFTFSIMANDFAGRAGPIVAGLDALGAAVAATGSSLGPSNAVAALADSSRPASAINDVAARIKTYLDLGKQRDQRNIGFLRTAWRSERDPAVRAVLAESLYQSNPHDYLGARTLLDSYAATGEVYGRLREVARVLSVEVPGVSSMVELAAGGNSEALARVLELAGVAGTDAQSQKELSEALGEVARTAPEELVVALRAASAGDRDASTTLLARALVQAGQADHPFWKSLRRTLGATDPQLAAFAKGLDSTLSQKVAEAKAPKPGDAGTPVQVVAPAGNAPVPPRAGTPPEARTAETRPGG; encoded by the coding sequence GTGCAGGTCCATCGAGCCAGCCCCTTCTTGGCCGCAGCGTCCATTCTTTTCCTGACACTCCCGAGCGCCGCGCTGTCGGCGCCTCCATCGGCCGAGAAGCGCGCGGACCGTGAGGCGCTGAAGGCGGCACTGATGGAGGTGCTCCAGCGCTCGCCGTTGAAGGCGAGCCGCGTGGGCGTGCACATGCAGAGCCTGGATGACGGCACTGTCGTGTTCAGTCACAACGCAGACGAGCTGCTCAACCCGGCCTCCAACGTGAAGCTGGTGACGTCGGCCGCCGCGCTGGCGACGCTCGGGCCCGAGTTCCGCTACGACACCGAGTTCCTGGTGGACCCGGAGCTGGGCTCGGACGGCAAGGTGAAGACGCTGTACGTGCGCGGCAAGGGCGATCCATCCCTGACGACGGAGCGCCTGTGGGGCGTCGTCTCCGAGCTGTGGCACGTCGGTGTCCGCGAGGTGGGCGAAATCGTCGTGGACGACTCCTGGTTCGACGCCGAGCGCACGCCGCCCGGCTATGACCAGGAGGACTCGGACCGGGCCTACATGGCGCCCACCGGCGCGCTCAGCCTCAACTGGAACGCGGTGGCCATCTACCTGCGCGCGGGCAGTGGCCCGGGCGCCAAGGGCACGGTGGAGATGGAGCCGCCCAGCGACTACTTCATCGTGGAGAACCAGCTCACCACCGGCTCGCGCCGCGCGCGCCGCGTGTCGGTGACGTCGGACCCGGCGGGCTCGCAGCAGAAGATTGTCGTGCGCGGCCAGGTGCCCGAGGAGCGCGGCGGCGCCGTCAGCGTGTGGAAGAAGATCGACAACCCGCCCATGTACTTCGGTCAGACGCTCAAGCAGCTGCTGGCCACCCGCGGCGTGAAGATGAAGGGCCGCGTGAAGGTGGGCCTGACGCCGTCCAAGGCCAAGATGCTGTACGTGGCGCAGTCCGAGACGTTCGACGTGCTCCTCAAGCGCCTCAACAAGCTCTCCAGCAACTTCGTCGCCGAGCAGCTGCTCAAGACGATGGGCGCCGAACTCAAGGGCGCGCCGGGCTCCTTCACCAAGGGCGTGGAGGTGGTGGAGCAGTTCCTGGAGCGTGACGTGGGCATCCCCCGCGGCACCTACGTGATGAAGAATGGCAGCGGCCTCAACGACGCCAACCGCTTCTCCGCGTCGCAGCTCAACCGGCTCTTGCGCCACATGGTGGAGCGCGTCCCCTTCGCCCCCGAGTACCTGTCGTCCGTGCCCATCGCCGGCAAGGACGGCACGCTCAAGTACCGCTTCGAGGGCAGCGACGCGGTGGGCAAGCTGCGCGCGAAGACGGGCACCCTGGAGAGCGTGTCCGCGCTCAGCGGCTACGTGACGAGCGCGGGCGGCGAGCGCTTCACCTTCTCCATCATGGCCAACGACTTCGCGGGCCGCGCCGGCCCCATCGTCGCAGGCCTGGACGCGCTGGGCGCGGCGGTGGCCGCCACCGGCTCCAGCCTGGGGCCCTCCAACGCGGTGGCCGCGCTGGCCGACAGCAGCCGCCCCGCCAGCGCCATCAACGACGTGGCCGCGCGCATCAAGACGTACCTGGACCTGGGCAAGCAGCGGGACCAACGCAACATCGGCTTCCTGCGCACCGCGTGGCGCAGCGAGAGGGACCCGGCCGTCCGCGCGGTGCTGGCGGAGAGCCTCTACCAGTCCAACCCGCATGACTACCTGGGCGCGCGCACGCTGCTGGACAGCTACGCGGCCACCGGCGAGGTGTACGGCCGGCTGAGGGAAGTGGCGCGGGTGCTCTCCGTGGAGGTGCCGGGCGTCAGCAGCATGGTGGAGCTGGCCGCGGGTGGTAACTCCGAGGCGCTGGCCCGGGTGCTGGAGCTGGCCGGCGTCGCCGGGACGGATGCGCAGTCGCAGAAGGAGCTGTCCGAGGCCCTGGGCGAGGTGGCGCGCACCGCGCCCGAGGAGCTGGTGGTGGCGCTGCGTGCCGCGAGCGCCGGGGACCGCGATGCCTCCACCACGCTGCTGGCCCGGGCGCTGGTGCAGGCGGGCCAGGCGGACCACCCCTTCTGGAAGTCGCTGCGCCGCACGCTGGGCGCCACGGACCCGCAGCTCGCCGCCTTCGCCAAGGGGCTGGACTCCACGCTGTCGCAGAAGGTGGCCGAGGCCAAGGCGCCGAAGCCGGGCGACGCGGGCACCCCCGTGCAGGTGGTGGCCCCCGCCGGCAACGCGCCCGTGCCGCCGCGCGCCGGCACACCGCCGGAGGCCCGCACCGCCGAGACGCGTCCCGGCGGGTAG
- a CDS encoding single-stranded DNA-binding protein: MAGGVNKVILIGNLGADPEVRFTPGGQAVANFRIATSESWTDKNGQKQERTEWHRIVVWGKLAELCGEYLKKGRQCYVEGRLQTREWTDKENRKNYTTEVVANAVTFLGGRDAGEGMSAGGGGGGRRQSSPQRGNGADTDYGQPPPMDDSNMGGGHAGGDDDIPF, encoded by the coding sequence ATGGCTGGAGGCGTGAACAAGGTCATTCTCATCGGCAACCTGGGGGCGGACCCCGAGGTTCGCTTCACCCCGGGCGGTCAGGCGGTGGCGAACTTCCGGATTGCCACCAGCGAGAGCTGGACCGACAAGAATGGCCAGAAGCAGGAGCGCACCGAGTGGCACCGCATCGTCGTCTGGGGAAAGCTCGCGGAGCTCTGCGGCGAGTACCTGAAGAAGGGACGGCAGTGCTACGTCGAAGGCCGCCTGCAGACGCGCGAGTGGACGGACAAGGAGAACCGGAAGAACTACACCACCGAGGTCGTGGCCAACGCCGTGACGTTCCTCGGTGGTCGTGACGCCGGTGAGGGCATGAGCGCGGGCGGCGGCGGTGGTGGTCGCCGGCAGTCGTCCCCGCAGCGTGGCAACGGCGCGGACACCGACTACGGCCAGCCGCCCCCCATGGATGACAGCAACATGGGTGGTGGACACGCCGGTGGTGACGACGACATCCCGTTCTGA
- a CDS encoding succinate dehydrogenase, with the protein MSSQAAAAAVPTKTPLLKSRLGSFLAVVPLSLWVVNHLWDNLSAFNGAAAWEASVTSYSNPFAQAFTFIIVLLPLLLHTGWGLIRLFNFRPNNVRYNNYGNFKYIIQRLSAVGVLFFLGAHIWLAFLHPRLVEGHPEPFSDIAREMHHHMPTLIVYLLGTLGTSYHLANGLQGFAMYWGLLASERSMRRFEPVVIIIFLVLTAMSWGVIYALYTAGAAFSPTGASPP; encoded by the coding sequence ATGAGCAGCCAAGCCGCCGCAGCCGCCGTTCCGACGAAGACTCCGCTCCTCAAGTCCCGCCTGGGCTCGTTCCTCGCGGTGGTGCCCCTGTCCCTCTGGGTCGTCAACCACCTGTGGGACAACCTCTCCGCCTTCAACGGCGCGGCGGCGTGGGAAGCCTCGGTGACGAGCTACTCCAACCCGTTCGCCCAGGCCTTCACCTTCATCATCGTCCTGCTGCCGCTGCTGCTGCACACCGGCTGGGGCCTGATTCGCCTGTTCAACTTCCGGCCCAACAACGTCCGGTACAACAACTACGGCAACTTCAAGTACATCATCCAGCGCCTGAGCGCGGTGGGCGTCCTGTTCTTCCTCGGCGCCCACATCTGGCTGGCCTTCCTCCACCCGCGGCTGGTGGAGGGGCACCCGGAGCCCTTCTCCGACATCGCCCGGGAGATGCACCACCACATGCCCACGCTCATCGTCTACCTGCTGGGCACGCTGGGCACCTCGTACCACCTGGCCAACGGCCTCCAGGGCTTCGCCATGTACTGGGGCCTGCTCGCCAGCGAGCGCTCCATGCGCCGCTTCGAGCCGGTCGTCATCATCATCTTCCTCGTCCTCACGGCGATGAGCTGGGGCGTCATCTACGCCCTCTACACCGCGGGCGCCGCCTTCAGCCCCACGGGCGCCTCGCCTCCGTGA
- the hslO gene encoding Hsp33 family molecular chaperone HslO, with translation MPDEIVSGLLKQTDLRVVLATTTELSRQARATHGAAPAAAALLSQALTAAALMGALQKHDARINLQVECDGPLRGLFVDGDASGLVRGYVKNLHVEYVGGEGRYHWRPVLGNKGFLSVLRDMGGGEYYRSAVELQHFDLAADLERYFHQSDQLPSHVMLAQLPAPGDGAAEETAGSPPGEYLGLVAGLLVQPLPDGDMEAFKALGARLREQLPIVLQSHAAAGATAVLRALLPEADFEVMSRYPLRFGCSCSKDRVLRALLAMGREELTDLLEKEGQAEATCQFCTTRYVIPGEEIRTMLERGAI, from the coding sequence ATGCCCGATGAGATTGTCAGTGGATTGCTGAAGCAGACGGACCTGCGCGTGGTGCTGGCCACCACCACGGAGCTGTCCCGTCAGGCACGCGCCACCCACGGTGCGGCCCCCGCCGCCGCCGCCCTCCTGTCCCAGGCCCTCACCGCCGCCGCCCTCATGGGCGCCCTCCAGAAGCACGATGCGCGCATCAACCTCCAGGTGGAGTGCGACGGCCCCCTGCGCGGCCTCTTCGTGGACGGGGACGCCTCCGGCCTCGTCCGGGGGTACGTGAAGAACCTGCACGTCGAGTACGTGGGCGGGGAGGGCCGGTACCACTGGCGTCCCGTGCTGGGGAACAAGGGCTTCTTGTCCGTGCTGCGCGACATGGGCGGCGGCGAGTACTACCGCTCCGCCGTGGAGCTGCAGCACTTCGACCTGGCCGCGGACCTGGAGCGCTACTTCCACCAGTCCGACCAGCTCCCCTCACACGTCATGCTGGCGCAGCTGCCCGCCCCGGGCGACGGTGCCGCCGAGGAGACCGCGGGCTCGCCTCCGGGCGAGTACCTGGGCCTCGTCGCCGGCCTGCTCGTCCAGCCGCTGCCGGACGGGGACATGGAGGCCTTCAAGGCGCTCGGCGCCCGGCTGCGCGAGCAGCTTCCCATCGTGCTCCAGTCGCACGCGGCGGCCGGAGCGACGGCGGTGCTGCGCGCGCTGCTGCCCGAGGCCGACTTCGAGGTGATGTCGCGCTACCCCCTGCGCTTCGGTTGTTCGTGCAGCAAGGACCGTGTGCTGCGCGCGCTGCTGGCCATGGGACGCGAGGAGCTCACGGACCTGCTGGAGAAGGAAGGCCAGGCAGAGGCCACGTGCCAGTTCTGTACGACGCGCTACGTCATTCCAGGAGAGGAAATTAGGACGATGCTGGAGCGCGGCGCGATTTGA
- a CDS encoding Leu/Phe/Val dehydrogenase: MSYFTQLLEGGYEAVHLLSDSRTGLRAIVGMHNTRLGPGLGGTRALATYTSEEEAVADALRLARGMTYKAALAGLPHGGGKAVIMLPRGNFDRAKLFESFGRAVESLGGRYITTEDSGTSPDDMEHVRKHTKYVLGLKERSGDPSPVTAYGVARAMEATARHLFGKPDLKGLRVTVLGVGHVGMYLVKELHERGAKVWVSDINPASVEKAVKDYGAIAVDADTLHRMEADIYAPCALGGAINDATLPLLRVKAVCGAANNQLLTSRHGEQLARNGILYVPDYAANAGGLINVAQEWAGYDRNKAYARAALIFETIDTVLKRAKESGLRPEQVADRMVEEKLAA; this comes from the coding sequence ATGAGCTACTTCACCCAACTGCTCGAGGGCGGCTACGAGGCCGTCCACCTTCTCAGTGATTCGCGGACGGGGCTGCGCGCCATCGTCGGCATGCACAACACCCGGCTGGGCCCCGGCCTGGGCGGCACGCGCGCGCTGGCGACGTACACCAGCGAGGAGGAGGCCGTGGCGGACGCGCTGCGGCTGGCGCGCGGCATGACGTACAAGGCCGCGCTGGCGGGCCTGCCCCACGGTGGCGGCAAGGCCGTCATCATGCTGCCCCGGGGCAACTTCGACCGGGCGAAGCTCTTCGAGTCCTTCGGCCGCGCGGTGGAGTCGCTCGGCGGCCGCTACATCACCACCGAGGACAGCGGCACCAGCCCGGACGACATGGAGCATGTGCGCAAGCACACGAAGTACGTCCTCGGCCTGAAGGAGCGCAGCGGGGACCCGTCGCCAGTGACGGCGTACGGCGTGGCGCGCGCCATGGAGGCCACGGCCAGGCACCTCTTCGGCAAGCCGGACCTCAAGGGCCTGCGCGTCACGGTGCTGGGCGTGGGCCATGTGGGCATGTACCTGGTGAAGGAGCTGCACGAGCGCGGCGCGAAGGTGTGGGTGAGCGACATCAACCCCGCCAGCGTGGAGAAGGCCGTGAAGGACTACGGCGCCATCGCCGTGGACGCGGACACGCTGCACCGCATGGAGGCGGACATCTACGCCCCGTGCGCGCTGGGCGGCGCCATCAACGACGCCACGCTGCCGCTGCTCCGGGTGAAGGCGGTGTGTGGCGCGGCCAACAACCAGCTGCTCACCTCGCGGCACGGCGAGCAGCTCGCCCGCAACGGCATCCTCTACGTGCCGGACTACGCGGCCAATGCCGGCGGCCTCATCAACGTGGCCCAGGAGTGGGCGGGGTATGACCGGAACAAGGCCTATGCCCGCGCCGCGCTCATCTTCGAGACCATCGACACGGTGCTGAAGCGCGCGAAGGAGTCCGGCCTTCGTCCCGAGCAGGTGGCCGACCGCATGGTCGAGGAGAAGCTGGCCGCCTGA
- a CDS encoding phosphoribosyltransferase: MATKRVAPGPKAQGKRNKPTAKSSPKKSAASASKADRRQAQKLVSIPVDLVLAPQAEAPRQPTGRDQSRGRSAGMRELSWADFDRAVQELAGAIRESFAPQAVVGVAHGGVFVGGALSSALGCEFFPVRISRRSRDRGEGERSRSNPKLAGEMPRELKGRRVLIVDDVASSGDTLGLATALAREAGAKKVETACLVARPDGYAPDYCALATAALVVFPWDYEPVTGDARFDEDPDKAGA; encoded by the coding sequence GTGGCCACCAAGCGGGTAGCGCCCGGGCCCAAGGCCCAGGGCAAGCGCAACAAGCCCACCGCGAAGTCCTCTCCGAAGAAGTCCGCCGCGTCCGCGTCCAAGGCGGACCGGCGGCAGGCGCAGAAGCTCGTGTCCATCCCCGTGGACCTGGTGCTGGCGCCGCAGGCGGAGGCCCCGCGCCAGCCCACCGGGAGGGACCAGTCCCGCGGGCGGTCCGCCGGCATGCGAGAGCTGTCGTGGGCGGACTTCGACCGCGCAGTGCAGGAGCTGGCGGGCGCCATCCGTGAGTCCTTCGCGCCGCAGGCGGTGGTGGGCGTGGCCCACGGCGGCGTCTTCGTGGGCGGGGCGCTGTCGTCGGCGCTCGGCTGCGAGTTCTTCCCCGTGCGCATCAGCCGCCGCAGCCGGGACAGGGGCGAGGGTGAGCGCTCGCGGAGCAACCCGAAGCTGGCGGGAGAGATGCCGCGCGAGCTGAAGGGCCGCCGGGTGCTCATCGTGGACGACGTGGCCTCCAGCGGCGACACGCTGGGGCTGGCCACCGCGCTGGCGCGCGAGGCGGGCGCGAAGAAGGTGGAGACGGCGTGCCTGGTGGCGCGGCCGGACGGCTACGCGCCGGACTACTGCGCGCTGGCCACCGCCGCGCTCGTGGTGTTCCCCTGGGACTACGAGCCTGTCACCGGCGACGCCCGCTTCGACGAGGACCCCGACAAGGCCGGCGCATGA